In the Clavelina lepadiformis chromosome 8, kaClaLepa1.1, whole genome shotgun sequence genome, one interval contains:
- the LOC143469433 gene encoding neo-calmodulin-like: protein MDHVSQEIKFGMTALHGGYSTHAQASSIASIEKKLHRPEVEIDGIFQFFDRDQNGVVHIEDLKTILHLTQHYASDSEVNNIVKDINKNGNDFIGFDDFQDFSKAELEGCPENVLRDAFKIFDADEDGFIGKDDLRNLVTVLLFPPSEEDLENLMEEADRKGDGRIDFEDFVLAIGVGS from the exons ATGGACCATGTTTCCCAGGAAATAAAGTTTGGGATGACAGCACTACACGGTGGCTACTCGACACATGCCCAGGCATCTAGTATAG cCTCCatagaaaaaaagttacaCAGACCAGAAGTTGAAATTGATGGAATATTTCAGTTCTTCGACCGCGATCAAAATGGTGTTGTCCATATTGaagatttgaaaacaatcCTTCATTTGACGCAACATTACGCTAGTGATTCTGAAGTAAATAACATTGTCAAAGATATAAACAAGAATGGAAATGACTTCATTGGTTTTGACGATTTTCAAGATTTTTCGAAAGCTGAATTAGAGGGCTGTCCTGAGAACGTACTTCGCGACGCATTCAAA ATATTTGACGCGGATGAAGACGGTTTCATCGGCAAGGATGATCTGAGGAATCTGGTCACTGTTCTCTTATTTCCACCATCTGAGGAAGACTTGGAAAATCTTATGGAGGAAGCTGACAGGAAAGGTGATGGAAGAATCGACTTTGAGGACTTTGTGCTTGCAATTGGTGTTGGATCATAA